One genomic region from Streptomyces sp. NBC_00582 encodes:
- a CDS encoding GH32 C-terminal domain-containing protein produces the protein MSSARVPRPARVWLIAAAATVCALSAASLAPLAPQAAAAEAPPYSETHRPQFHFTPEKNWMNDPNGLVYYKGEYHLFYQYNPNGDSWGDMSWGHAVSTDLVHWKELPLALSYDDKEMVFSGSAVVDRDNTTGFGTQKNPPMVAIYTRHDKSTGLQSQSLAYSTDRGRTWTRYPGNPVIDIGSRDFRDPKVQWYAPTRSWLMTVSLSAEHKVRFYSSKNLKDWTQLSEFGPAGATGGVWECPDLFPLAVDGHENNIKWVLVVNINPSGIAGGSAAQYFIGDFDGTKFTADDNGTYTPPAGTVTQDFEGTDFGSWTATGTAFGAGPAAGTLDGQQTVSGFDGKGLANSFHSGDGTTGTLTSPSFTVDSPYLNFKVGGGRHPHESGTVLADFEGGTYGDWTTTGDAFGSAPATGTLPDQQEVSGYLGSGLVNTYRTGDSTTGTLTSPEFTLDKRHVNFLIGGGNHPADSPHPTTVELLVDGQVVRSATGKDTEALDWSSWDVHDLAGKKARIRIVDDNTGGWGHINVDQITLSDTRAQPGSRETAVNLIVDGQVVRSATGSDGETLDWASFDLRPYLGKKARIQLVDDNTGGWGHILADRFTAADAPALSVVQRADWADYGKDYYAAVSWENAPGGKRYMIGWMSNWDYAGAVPTSPWRGAQSTPREMALRTVDGRIRMASEPVTSVTSLRQVPPATATASLVTNTSQPLIGPAADGKALDIEATFSLMDAERFGLKVRTGTTGEETVIGYDTAAQQLYVDRTHSGAVDFHRTFPGVQTAPLKAENGTIKLRILVDWSSVEVFGGNGEAVITDQIFPDPPDQGVQVFAENGSVRLDNATVWHLDSAHAGGLP, from the coding sequence ATGAGCTCTGCACGTGTACCCCGTCCTGCCCGTGTGTGGCTGATCGCGGCGGCGGCGACCGTCTGCGCCCTGTCCGCCGCCTCGCTCGCCCCCCTCGCCCCTCAGGCCGCCGCGGCCGAAGCCCCGCCGTACTCCGAGACCCATCGTCCCCAGTTCCACTTCACTCCGGAGAAGAACTGGATGAACGACCCCAACGGCCTCGTGTACTACAAGGGCGAGTACCACCTCTTCTACCAGTACAACCCCAACGGCGACTCGTGGGGCGACATGTCCTGGGGCCACGCCGTGAGCACGGACCTCGTGCACTGGAAGGAGCTGCCGCTCGCCCTGTCGTACGACGACAAGGAGATGGTGTTCTCGGGCAGTGCCGTCGTCGACCGGGACAACACCACCGGATTCGGCACGCAGAAGAACCCGCCCATGGTGGCGATCTACACCCGTCACGACAAGTCCACCGGCCTACAGTCGCAGTCACTCGCCTACAGCACCGACCGCGGCCGCACCTGGACCAGGTACCCGGGGAATCCCGTCATCGACATCGGCTCCCGGGACTTCCGCGACCCCAAGGTCCAGTGGTACGCGCCCACCAGGAGCTGGCTGATGACGGTGTCGCTGTCCGCCGAGCACAAGGTGCGGTTCTACTCGTCCAAGAACCTCAAGGACTGGACGCAGCTCAGCGAGTTCGGCCCGGCCGGCGCGACGGGCGGGGTCTGGGAGTGCCCCGACCTGTTCCCCCTCGCCGTCGACGGGCACGAGAACAACATCAAGTGGGTCCTGGTCGTCAACATCAACCCCAGTGGTATAGCGGGCGGTTCAGCCGCCCAGTACTTCATCGGCGACTTCGACGGCACGAAGTTCACCGCCGACGACAACGGCACCTACACCCCGCCCGCCGGCACCGTGACGCAGGACTTCGAGGGCACCGATTTCGGTTCGTGGACGGCCACGGGCACCGCGTTCGGCGCGGGACCGGCGGCCGGGACGCTCGACGGGCAGCAGACGGTCTCCGGCTTCGACGGCAAGGGCCTCGCCAACAGCTTCCACTCCGGTGACGGCACCACCGGCACCCTCACCTCACCCTCCTTCACCGTCGACAGCCCCTACCTGAACTTCAAGGTCGGAGGCGGCCGGCACCCGCACGAGTCCGGCACGGTCCTCGCCGACTTCGAGGGCGGCACCTACGGCGACTGGACGACGACCGGGGACGCCTTCGGCTCGGCACCGGCGACCGGCACCCTCCCCGACCAGCAGGAGGTCTCCGGTTACCTGGGAAGCGGCCTGGTCAACACCTACCGCACCGGCGACTCCACCACCGGCACCCTCACCTCCCCCGAGTTCACCCTCGACAAACGCCACGTCAACTTCCTCATCGGCGGCGGCAACCACCCCGCCGACTCCCCCCACCCCACCACCGTCGAACTCCTCGTCGACGGCCAGGTCGTACGCAGCGCCACCGGAAAGGACACCGAGGCACTCGACTGGTCCTCCTGGGACGTCCACGACCTCGCCGGCAAGAAGGCACGGATCAGAATCGTCGACGACAACACCGGCGGCTGGGGCCATATCAACGTCGACCAGATCACGCTGTCCGACACCCGGGCTCAGCCCGGCTCCCGTGAGACGGCCGTCAACCTGATCGTCGACGGCCAGGTCGTGCGCAGCGCCACCGGCTCCGACGGCGAGACCCTGGACTGGGCCTCCTTCGACCTGCGCCCCTACCTGGGCAAGAAGGCGCGGATCCAGCTCGTCGACGACAACACCGGCGGCTGGGGCCACATCCTCGCCGACCGGTTCACCGCCGCCGACGCCCCCGCTCTCTCCGTTGTGCAGCGCGCCGACTGGGCGGACTACGGCAAGGACTACTACGCGGCGGTGTCCTGGGAGAACGCGCCGGGCGGCAAGCGGTACATGATCGGCTGGATGAGCAACTGGGACTACGCGGGCGCCGTCCCCACCTCCCCCTGGCGCGGAGCGCAAAGCACCCCGCGGGAGATGGCCCTGCGCACCGTGGACGGTCGTATCCGGATGGCCAGCGAGCCGGTGACCAGCGTGACGTCCCTGCGGCAGGTCCCTCCGGCGACCGCGACCGCGAGCCTCGTGACGAACACCTCGCAGCCACTGATCGGTCCCGCCGCCGACGGCAAGGCGCTCGACATCGAAGCCACCTTCTCCCTCATGGACGCCGAACGCTTCGGCCTCAAGGTGCGCACCGGCACCACGGGCGAGGAGACCGTCATCGGGTACGACACGGCCGCCCAGCAGCTGTACGTCGACCGCACCCACTCCGGCGCCGTGGACTTCCACCGCACCTTCCCGGGCGTCCAGACCGCACCGCTCAAGGCGGAGAACGGCACGATCAAGCTGCGGATCCTGGTCGACTGGTCGTCCGTCGAGGTCTTCGGCGGCAACGGCGAGGCCGTGATCACCGACCAGATCTTCCCCGACCCGCCCGACCAGGGCGTACAGGTCTTCGCCGAGAACGGCTCGGTACGCCTGGACAACGCCACCGTCTGGCATCTCGACTCCGCCCACGCCGGTGGGCTTCCGTGA
- a CDS encoding aldo/keto reductase family oxidoreductase, whose amino-acid sequence MSTPSLSLPGGTWTLGDLTVTRFGYGAMQLAGPWVMGPPTDREGALAVLREAVDLGITHIDTSDAYGPRVTNELIREALHPCPESLHIATKVGATRDEQGGWPTARRPEDLRRQVHDNLRSLGLDVLDLVNLRLGDAEGPQPGSLAEAFATLVELQQQGLIRHLGVSNATEEQVAEAQSIAPIVCVQNMYNLAHRHDDKLIDRLATDGVAFVPFFPLGGFTPLQSTALSAVAARLEATPMSVALAWLLQRSPNILLIPGTSSTAHLRENIAGAGLSLSHEDLTELDDIGR is encoded by the coding sequence ATGAGCACACCCTCCCTCTCTCTTCCCGGCGGCACCTGGACTCTGGGGGACTTGACCGTCACCCGGTTCGGCTACGGCGCCATGCAACTGGCCGGCCCGTGGGTCATGGGGCCGCCCACCGATCGCGAGGGTGCCCTGGCCGTTCTGCGTGAAGCGGTCGACCTCGGTATCACCCACATCGACACCAGCGACGCCTACGGGCCGCGCGTCACCAACGAGTTGATCCGTGAGGCACTGCACCCCTGTCCCGAGTCGCTGCACATCGCGACCAAGGTGGGCGCGACCCGGGACGAACAGGGCGGCTGGCCCACGGCCCGGCGACCGGAAGATCTGCGCCGCCAGGTCCACGACAACCTCAGGTCCCTCGGGCTCGACGTACTCGACCTGGTCAACCTCCGGCTCGGCGACGCCGAAGGCCCTCAACCCGGCTCGCTCGCCGAGGCGTTCGCCACGCTCGTGGAACTCCAGCAGCAGGGCCTGATCCGCCACCTCGGGGTCAGCAACGCCACCGAGGAGCAGGTCGCCGAGGCACAGAGCATCGCGCCGATCGTGTGCGTGCAGAACATGTACAACCTCGCCCACCGCCACGACGACAAGCTCATCGACCGGCTCGCCACCGACGGCGTCGCGTTCGTGCCCTTCTTCCCGCTCGGGGGCTTCACGCCACTTCAGTCCACGGCGCTCTCGGCGGTCGCCGCTCGACTGGAGGCAACACCGATGTCCGTCGCACTGGCCTGGCTGCTGCAGCGGTCACCGAACATCCTGCTCATCCCCGGCACGTCATCGACGGCACACCTGCGCGAGAACATCGCGGGCGCGGGACTCTCCCTCTCGCACGAGGACCTGACCGAGCTGGACGACATCGGCCGCTGA
- a CDS encoding winged helix-turn-helix transcriptional regulator, translating to MKAAEKRAQAKVEYNAFLAGCPSRQLLDRISDKWVVLILCALGGDTGPGRPGAAHSDAPKAMRYSEMSRLLAGVSQKMLTQTLRSLEHDGLLTRTVTPTVPVTVSYELTDLGLSLHHMTRGLREWAQTHMAEVLAHRENHDARTS from the coding sequence ATGAAGGCGGCCGAGAAAAGGGCTCAGGCCAAGGTGGAGTACAACGCGTTCCTGGCCGGGTGCCCCAGCAGGCAGCTGCTCGACCGTATCTCGGACAAGTGGGTCGTCCTGATCCTGTGTGCGCTGGGCGGCGACACCGGCCCTGGCCGGCCCGGTGCGGCACACTCAGACGCTCCGAAGGCGATGCGCTACTCCGAGATGTCCCGTCTTCTGGCCGGGGTCAGTCAGAAGATGCTGACCCAGACGCTACGGTCGCTGGAGCACGACGGTCTGCTCACCCGTACCGTGACACCAACCGTCCCCGTCACCGTCTCCTACGAGCTGACCGACCTCGGCCTCTCGCTCCACCACATGACGCGCGGGCTCAGAGAGTGGGCCCAGACACACATGGCCGAGGTCCTCGCACACCGAGAGAACCACGACGCCCGCACCTCCTGA
- a CDS encoding LLM class flavin-dependent oxidoreductase, whose amino-acid sequence MPVEFLGIAATHDGSETTPRSAGAFDKEYTLRLARAHEDHGWDRVLFAYGSGSPDPAPAAAYIASRLDRLQLLLAHRPNVSYPTFAAKTFATLDQISEGRLTVHFITGGNDHEQGREGDTLTKDERYARTREYIRVVKKIWTTHEPFDHEGGHYRFHDFVSDVFPAQQPRPNVSFGGSSPAAYAAGGAEADIYCLWGEPLAKTAEQIEAVKAAAKAAGRTDVPRIQVAFRPIIAPTEELAWEKAHRTVGAIKARKEKGEPISKRHNGHARPENTGSQRLIAIAEAGERYDRALWTPTAVATGGAGNSNALVGTPETVAQALLDYYDLGVDILSARGYDLLGDAIDFGRYVIPIVREEVAKRDAQRAARGTHTLAAVSG is encoded by the coding sequence ATGCCCGTGGAATTCCTCGGCATCGCCGCCACCCACGACGGCTCCGAAACCACCCCGCGCTCCGCCGGCGCCTTCGACAAGGAGTACACACTCCGCCTCGCCCGGGCGCACGAGGACCATGGCTGGGACCGGGTGCTGTTCGCCTACGGCTCCGGATCCCCTGATCCCGCGCCCGCCGCCGCGTACATCGCGAGCCGGCTGGACCGCCTCCAACTCCTCCTCGCCCACCGGCCGAACGTCTCCTATCCCACCTTCGCCGCCAAGACGTTCGCCACCCTCGACCAGATCAGCGAGGGCCGGCTGACGGTGCACTTCATCACCGGCGGCAACGACCACGAGCAGGGCCGCGAGGGCGACACCCTCACCAAGGACGAGCGCTACGCCCGCACCCGCGAGTACATCCGCGTCGTCAAGAAGATCTGGACCACTCACGAGCCCTTCGACCACGAGGGCGGCCACTACCGCTTCCACGACTTCGTCAGCGACGTCTTCCCGGCCCAACAGCCGCGCCCGAACGTGTCGTTCGGCGGTTCGTCGCCCGCCGCGTACGCCGCCGGGGGCGCCGAGGCCGACATCTACTGCCTGTGGGGTGAGCCCCTGGCGAAGACCGCCGAGCAGATCGAGGCCGTGAAGGCCGCGGCGAAGGCCGCCGGACGCACCGACGTGCCGCGCATCCAGGTGGCGTTCCGCCCGATCATCGCCCCGACGGAGGAACTGGCCTGGGAGAAGGCCCACCGCACGGTCGGCGCGATCAAGGCCCGCAAGGAGAAGGGCGAGCCGATCAGCAAGCGCCACAACGGGCATGCCCGACCGGAGAACACGGGCTCGCAGCGGCTGATCGCCATCGCCGAGGCGGGGGAGCGTTACGACCGTGCCCTGTGGACCCCGACCGCCGTCGCCACCGGCGGCGCGGGCAACTCCAACGCCCTGGTCGGCACCCCCGAGACGGTGGCCCAGGCGCTCCTCGACTACTACGACCTGGGCGTGGACATCCTCTCCGCCCGTGGCTACGACCTGCTGGGCGACGCGATCGACTTCGGCCGGTACGTGATCCCGATCGTCCGCGAGGAGGTCGCCAAACGCGACGCCCAGCGGGCCGCCCGCGGCACGCACACCCTTGCGGCGGTGAGCGGATGA
- a CDS encoding GNAT family N-acetyltransferase, giving the protein MTSLTPPLSAEPTVVHVTVDDPRVRPLLRELGEEYTSRYGIDAHAELARYPDEEFTASYGGVLLLLLEHGEPIAGGAFRRYDEATAELKRIWTHSAHRRRGLARRVVAALEREAGVRGYRRVCLTTGPRQPEAVGLYLATGYTPLFDTEADPESIGPLPFEKQLSEGTATATAIDR; this is encoded by the coding sequence ATGACGTCGCTGACCCCACCGCTCTCGGCCGAGCCGACGGTCGTTCACGTCACGGTCGACGACCCACGAGTCAGACCACTGCTGCGCGAACTGGGCGAGGAGTACACGTCCCGGTACGGCATCGACGCCCATGCCGAGCTCGCCCGTTACCCGGACGAGGAGTTCACGGCGTCGTACGGCGGCGTCCTGCTGCTGCTCCTAGAGCACGGTGAGCCGATCGCGGGCGGCGCCTTCCGCCGCTACGACGAGGCCACAGCCGAACTGAAGCGGATCTGGACGCACTCCGCCCACCGGCGGCGCGGTCTGGCCCGCCGTGTCGTCGCCGCACTGGAACGCGAGGCGGGCGTCCGCGGCTACCGGCGGGTCTGTCTGACCACCGGCCCGCGCCAGCCGGAGGCCGTCGGCCTGTACCTGGCCACCGGCTACACACCGTTGTTCGACACGGAGGCCGACCCGGAGAGCATCGGCCCGTTGCCGTTCGAGAAGCAGCTCTCCGAGGGCACGGCCACCGCAACGGCCATCGACCGGTGA
- a CDS encoding isopenicillin N synthase family dioxygenase translates to MSQLPSLPVIDLSAPDRDALHRAARDVGFFQLVGHGITRAEQDRLLGTARDFFALPEADRHALDNLNSPHFRGYTRIGNEHTQGRRDWRDQLDISNELPPHVPAPGEPPYWWLEGPNQWPEALPVLREVSLEWMARLSAVAHRLLHELLAAIGGPEDFYDDAFSGHPRNHLKLVRYPGRAPQGDDQGVGVHKDYGFLTLLLTDEVPGLQVETPDGQGFIDVPYLPGAFVVNLGELLEVATNGYLKATNHRVVSPPGARERFSAPFFYNPRLDARIAPLPFPGASDAAGVTADPANPLFAEFGWNELKGWVRAHPAVVKKHHPELITA, encoded by the coding sequence ATGTCCCAGCTCCCCTCCCTCCCGGTGATCGACCTCTCCGCCCCCGACCGTGACGCGCTCCACCGGGCCGCCCGCGACGTCGGCTTCTTCCAGTTGGTCGGTCACGGCATCACACGCGCCGAACAGGACCGGCTGCTCGGTACCGCCCGTGACTTCTTCGCCCTGCCCGAAGCCGACCGGCACGCGCTCGACAACCTCAACTCGCCCCACTTCCGGGGCTACACGCGGATCGGCAACGAGCACACCCAGGGCCGCCGCGACTGGCGCGACCAACTCGACATCAGCAACGAGCTTCCCCCGCACGTGCCCGCCCCGGGCGAGCCGCCCTACTGGTGGCTCGAGGGGCCGAACCAGTGGCCCGAGGCCCTGCCCGTGCTGCGGGAGGTCTCGCTGGAGTGGATGGCCCGGCTCAGCGCGGTCGCCCACCGGCTGCTGCACGAGCTGCTCGCGGCCATCGGCGGCCCCGAGGACTTCTACGACGACGCCTTCTCCGGCCACCCGCGCAACCACCTGAAACTGGTCCGCTACCCCGGGCGGGCCCCGCAGGGGGACGACCAGGGCGTGGGTGTGCACAAGGACTACGGCTTTTTGACCCTGTTGCTGACGGACGAGGTTCCCGGACTCCAGGTGGAGACGCCGGACGGGCAGGGCTTCATCGACGTGCCGTACCTGCCGGGTGCGTTCGTGGTGAACCTCGGCGAGCTGCTGGAGGTCGCGACGAACGGCTACCTCAAGGCGACGAACCATCGCGTCGTCTCCCCGCCGGGAGCACGCGAGCGCTTTTCCGCACCGTTCTTCTACAACCCCCGCCTCGACGCCCGGATCGCTCCGCTTCCCTTCCCCGGCGCGTCGGACGCGGCGGGCGTGACGGCGGACCCGGCCAACCCGCTGTTCGCCGAGTTCGGCTGGAACGAACTCAAGGGCTGGGTCCGCGCCCACCCCGCGGTGGTGAAGAAGCATCATCCGGAGCTGATCACCGCGTGA
- the mmuM gene encoding homocysteine S-methyltransferase has product MTTFRDALTAGPLVLDGGMSNELEAQGHDLSGALWSARLLRDDPDAIRAVHRAYFAAGAQVAITAGYQATYDGFARLGISRSETTALLRRSVSLAREAAEATPGKGWVAASVGPYGAMLADGSEYRGDYGLTVAELTRFHRPRLEALAEAAPDVFAVETIPDLREAEAVLIALDGLGIPAWLSYSIRGTTTSAGQPLTEAFALARGSDAVVATGVNCAPAADTAAALALNTALPGVVYPNGGGVWDPETRRWLGAQDEIADLAPSWLAAGAALVGGCCRVGPAEIRQLAERLGASTPGH; this is encoded by the coding sequence GTGACGACCTTCCGCGACGCCCTCACCGCCGGCCCCCTCGTCCTGGACGGCGGCATGTCCAACGAGCTGGAGGCCCAGGGCCACGACCTGAGCGGCGCCCTCTGGTCGGCCCGTCTGCTGCGCGACGACCCCGACGCGATCAGGGCCGTCCACCGCGCCTACTTCGCGGCGGGCGCGCAGGTCGCCATCACGGCCGGCTACCAGGCCACGTACGACGGTTTCGCCCGACTGGGCATCTCCCGCTCCGAGACCACGGCACTGCTGCGACGCAGCGTGTCCCTGGCCCGCGAGGCCGCCGAGGCCACCCCGGGGAAGGGCTGGGTCGCGGCATCCGTGGGCCCGTACGGCGCGATGCTGGCCGACGGTTCGGAATACCGGGGCGACTACGGCCTCACCGTGGCCGAACTGACCCGTTTCCACCGCCCCCGGCTGGAGGCACTGGCCGAGGCGGCCCCCGACGTCTTCGCCGTCGAGACCATTCCCGACCTGCGCGAGGCCGAGGCCGTGCTGATCGCCCTGGACGGCCTGGGCATCCCGGCCTGGCTCTCGTACAGCATCCGGGGGACGACCACCAGCGCGGGCCAGCCGCTGACCGAGGCCTTCGCGCTGGCCCGTGGCAGCGACGCCGTCGTCGCCACGGGGGTGAACTGCGCCCCCGCCGCCGACACGGCCGCCGCGCTGGCCCTGAACACCGCACTCCCCGGTGTCGTCTATCCGAACGGCGGCGGCGTCTGGGACCCGGAGACCCGCCGCTGGCTGGGCGCCCAGGACGAGATCGCTGACCTGGCACCGTCCTGGCTCGCCGCCGGCGCGGCGCTCGTCGGCGGCTGTTGCCGGGTCGGCCCCGCCGAGATCAGACAGCTGGCCGAGCGCCTCGGCGCTTCGACGCCAGGCCACTGA
- a CDS encoding amino acid ABC transporter ATP-binding protein has translation MIEATGVRKSFAGREVLRGVDLRVPRGTVTCVIGPSGSGKSTFLRCVNRLERPDGGRILVDGAPIGYEPYRDGLRELRSRDLARQRRTIGMVFQRFHLFPHLTALANVVEGPVGAGRPRAEAHADALELLERVGLADRRDAYPAQLSGGQQQRVAIARALAMRPKLMLFDEPTSALDPELVGEVLDVMRGLAADGMTMLVVTHELGFAREVADEVVFFDDGRVLESGPPARILTAPDHPRTRDFVTRVL, from the coding sequence ATGATCGAGGCCACCGGTGTCCGCAAGTCCTTCGCCGGGCGGGAGGTGCTGCGCGGCGTCGACCTCCGCGTACCGCGTGGGACGGTCACCTGTGTGATCGGCCCCTCCGGGTCGGGGAAGTCCACCTTCCTGCGCTGCGTGAACCGTCTGGAACGGCCCGACGGCGGCCGGATCCTGGTCGACGGCGCACCGATCGGGTACGAGCCGTACCGGGACGGGCTGCGCGAACTGCGCAGCCGTGACCTGGCCCGGCAGCGTCGCACCATCGGCATGGTCTTCCAGCGCTTCCACCTGTTCCCGCACCTGACGGCACTCGCCAACGTCGTCGAGGGGCCGGTCGGCGCGGGCCGCCCCCGCGCCGAGGCCCACGCCGACGCGCTGGAACTCCTCGAACGGGTCGGTCTGGCCGACCGGCGCGACGCCTACCCCGCCCAGCTGTCCGGCGGGCAGCAGCAACGGGTCGCCATCGCCCGCGCGTTGGCCATGCGACCGAAGCTCATGCTGTTCGACGAGCCGACCTCGGCACTCGACCCGGAACTGGTCGGCGAGGTGCTGGACGTCATGCGCGGCCTCGCCGCCGACGGCATGACGATGCTCGTCGTCACCCACGAACTGGGCTTCGCCCGCGAGGTCGCCGACGAGGTCGTCTTCTTCGACGACGGCCGCGTCCTGGAGTCCGGACCACCCGCCCGCATCCTGACCGCCCCCGACCACCCCCGAACCCGCGACTTCGTGACGAGAGTGCTGTGA
- a CDS encoding amino acid ABC transporter permease has protein sequence MTAELPVYRRRRPGQWVLTLVVVLLAASLAQSLITNRRFGWDTVGTWLFSRTVLRGLLTTLELTAAAMAIGLVLGVALALMRLSDNTVARAVAWAYIWLFRGTPLLVQLLFWGFISALYPTLSLHLPLLPAIGDVPANSVITTFTAALLGLGLNEAAYLAEIIRAGIVSVDPGQTEAADALGLSRARTLRRIVLPQAMRVIIPPVGNETISMLKTTSLVSVLAYAELLYSVQIVYARTYQTIPLLLVASIWYLAVTTLLNVGQHYLERHFAKGSSR, from the coding sequence ATGACCGCCGAGTTGCCGGTCTACCGCCGCCGCAGGCCCGGCCAGTGGGTCCTGACCCTCGTCGTCGTGCTCCTGGCCGCGTCCCTGGCCCAGTCGCTGATCACCAATCGGCGCTTCGGCTGGGACACGGTCGGCACCTGGCTGTTCAGCCGGACCGTGCTGCGGGGCCTGCTGACCACCCTGGAACTCACCGCCGCCGCCATGGCGATCGGGCTCGTGCTCGGCGTCGCGCTGGCCCTCATGCGACTGTCGGACAACACGGTCGCCCGGGCCGTCGCCTGGGCGTACATCTGGCTCTTCCGGGGCACCCCGCTGCTGGTGCAGCTGCTGTTCTGGGGCTTCATCTCCGCGCTGTACCCGACGCTGTCGCTGCACCTCCCCCTCCTGCCGGCGATCGGCGACGTCCCCGCGAACTCCGTCATCACGACCTTCACCGCGGCCCTGCTCGGCCTCGGCCTCAACGAGGCCGCCTATCTCGCCGAGATCATCCGGGCCGGGATCGTCTCGGTCGACCCCGGGCAGACCGAGGCGGCGGACGCGCTCGGCCTGTCCCGGGCCAGGACCCTGCGCCGGATCGTCCTGCCCCAGGCGATGCGGGTGATCATCCCGCCGGTCGGCAACGAGACCATCTCCATGCTCAAGACGACGTCCCTGGTCAGTGTGCTGGCCTACGCGGAGCTCCTGTACTCCGTGCAGATCGTGTACGCCCGCACCTACCAGACGATCCCGCTGCTGCTCGTCGCCAGCATCTGGTACCTGGCCGTCACGACCCTCCTGAACGTCGGCCAGCACTACCTCGAACGTCACTTCGCGAAGGGCAGCAGCCGATGA
- a CDS encoding ABC transporter substrate-binding protein encodes MSALRPLVLLGSAALLLAGCADPSQPTGASSGTSSSASAGATSIAKNAALAAKVPAALKASGITVASDVSYPPMDFFASDNKTVIGAEADLDKALGTVLGVKVTLVNVPFDSILPGLQSGKYQLGVSSFTDTAEREKVVDFVTYFDAGTSLLVPAGNPQALKPGGDSLCGRTVAVAKGSTQALVDLPARAKTCKTPIKASTFPDGTGVNLAVTSGRADAALADSPVAAYAAQQSGGKLEVAGDSYGDAPFGIAAPKNSELTELLKSALEDLKASGGYEQILAKWGLESGALDTFEINAAS; translated from the coding sequence TTGTCCGCTCTGCGCCCGCTAGTACTCCTCGGTTCCGCGGCACTGCTTCTGGCGGGCTGCGCCGATCCCTCCCAGCCGACCGGCGCCTCCTCCGGCACGTCGTCCAGCGCCTCCGCCGGCGCCACCTCGATCGCGAAGAACGCCGCGCTCGCCGCCAAGGTCCCGGCCGCCTTGAAGGCGAGCGGCATCACGGTCGCCAGCGACGTCAGCTACCCGCCGATGGACTTCTTCGCCTCCGACAACAAGACGGTCATCGGCGCCGAGGCCGACCTCGACAAGGCCCTCGGCACCGTCCTCGGCGTCAAGGTCACCCTCGTGAACGTGCCCTTCGACTCGATCCTGCCCGGCCTCCAGTCGGGCAAGTACCAGCTCGGCGTCTCCTCCTTCACGGACACCGCCGAGCGGGAGAAGGTCGTCGACTTCGTCACCTATTTCGACGCGGGCACCTCCCTGCTGGTCCCGGCCGGCAATCCCCAGGCGCTCAAGCCCGGCGGCGACTCGCTGTGCGGCCGTACCGTCGCCGTGGCGAAGGGGTCCACGCAGGCGCTCGTGGACCTGCCGGCCCGCGCCAAGACCTGCAAGACCCCGATCAAGGCCAGCACCTTCCCCGACGGCACCGGCGTGAACCTCGCCGTCACCAGCGGCCGCGCCGACGCCGCCCTGGCCGACTCGCCGGTCGCCGCCTATGCCGCCCAGCAGTCCGGCGGAAAGCTCGAGGTCGCCGGGGACTCCTACGGCGACGCGCCGTTCGGCATCGCCGCACCGAAGAACAGCGAGCTGACCGAGCTGCTCAAGTCGGCGCTGGAGGACCTCAAGGCGAGCGGCGGTTACGAGCAGATCCTCGCCAAGTGGGGCCTGGAGTCCGGTGCCCTGGACACGTTCGAGATCAACGCGGCCTCATGA